One window of the Hyperolius riggenbachi isolate aHypRig1 chromosome 5, aHypRig1.pri, whole genome shotgun sequence genome contains the following:
- the LOC137519423 gene encoding piggyBac transposable element-derived protein 4-like, protein MWLFLGILILQGIVGKPHQTTYWSTNRLIATPFFGTVMSENRFSLIVKNLHFMNNETFDEATHPAPKLWKIYNLFQMVNRKFQSVYVPERDVSMDESLMVYKGRLSWKQYISSKRARFGIKSFLLCESNSGYIWNAIIYTGKGTQFDPSYSQFGLASASVLSLIPPLLGQGYCLTTDNYYTSPELYEHLIRHKTDAYGTVRPNRRKLPPAFSAQKLKPGEIAAWQKGKVMALHSKDKKDVALLCTVHSTDTAAAKNRAGKTIQKPQVILDYNQTMGGVDRADQCLTFYPVVRKQQCKYYKNIFRHLVEQCLWNSFVLYKKQNDRPLPHCDYILNVCEEICLQHHQTQTEANRPGRRASYVVNPMRLTGRHFIEHVAPTERKATPTRMCVVCCSKSGPNGKKVRNETRFYCPDCDVGLCAVPCFKIFHTQEVY, encoded by the coding sequence ATGTGGCTGTTCCTGGGCATCCTCATCCTCCAGgggattgtggggaaaccccaccAGACAACATATTGGAGCACCAACCGACTGATTGCTACACCTTTTTTTGGGACTGTCATGTCAGAAAACAGATTTAGCCTCATCGTGAAAAACCTGCATTTCATGAATAATGAGAcctttgatgaggccacccatcctgcCCCCAAACTGTGGAAGATCTACAACCTATTTCAAATGGTCAATCGCAAATTTCAGTCCGTGTATGTTCCAGAAAGAGACGTTAGCATGGATGAGAGCCTAATGGTGTATAAGGGGAGACTTTCCTGGAAACAGTATATCTCTTCCAAGCGTGCCAGATTTGGGATAAAATCGTTCCTATTGTGCGAATCTAATTCCGGATATATTTGGAATGCCATTATATACACTGGCAAAGGCACACAATTTGACCCCAGCTACAGCCAGTTTGGCCTTGCATCCGCCTCTGTCCTCTCCCTCATTCCACCGCTTCTTGGTCAGGGATATTGCCTGACCACAGATAATTACTACACCTCCCCTGAACTATATGAACATCTCATCAGACACAAGACTGATGCATATGGCACTGTCCGGCCTAACCGTCGCAAACTGCCACCAGCCTTTTCAGCTCAGAAGCTGAAGCCAGGGGAAatcgcagcatggcagaagggtaAAGTGATGGCCCTCCACTCTAAGGACAAGAAAGATGTTGCCCTTTTGTGCACAGTCCATAGcactgacactgctgcagccaagaaTCGTGCTGGGAAGACAATCCAGAAACCCCAGGTCATTCTAGATTATAATCAGACAATGGGTGGGGTGGACCGTGCTGACCAGTGCCTAACATTCTATCCCGTTGTCCGCAAACAGCAGTGCAAATATTACAAGAACATCTTTAGACATCTGGTGGAGCAGTGTCTTTGGAATTCTTTTGTCCTCTACAAGAAACAAAATGACAGGCCTCTTCCTCACTGTGACTACATTTTGAATGTTTGTGAGGAAATATGCTTACAACATCACCAAACACAAACTGAGGCAAATAGACCAGGACGTCGTGCCTCCTATGTCGTAAATCCAATGCGACTCACAGGACGTCATTTTATAGAACACGTGGCACCCACTGAGCGCAAAGCAACACCTACCCGCATGTGCGTGGTGTGCTGCTCTAAGAGTGGGCCGAATGGAAAAAAGGTGCGCAACGAGACCCGCTTTTACTGCCCTGATTGTGATGTGGGACTTTGTGCTGTCCCTTGCTTTAAAATATTTCATACTCAGGAAGTGTATTGA